In the genome of Arthrobacter alpinus, the window GGATGCCAGAAAGCTTAGGGGAAAGGAGATGATGATGCCCAAAATGGTGCCAATCCATGCCATTTGGACGGACAGAATGGTGGCATTGAAGGCTTCACCAAGTTTGCTCCAATCCGGCGGGAACAGCATCAGGCCAACGTATTTGATCAGTTGGGACGGGAAATCGGCCAGGGCTGACCACTTGATCTTGACGGACCAGAATGCGGCAACGATGATCAGGCTGACAACCAGCCACAGCGTGGTGCGCAGCCTCGATGTTGGTTTGACCGGGCGGGTGGGGTGCTGGCCTTGGGTGAGTGAGGTCGTCACGCTATACCAACTTCTTTCGCAGCCGGGAGGAGACCGATTCCAAGACCAGCACCAGCACCAGGATTTCCAGGATGATCAGGGACAGCTCGTGGTACCGGAAGAAGCTGCGGACGTTGTCAATCAAGATGCCAAGGCCACCGGCACCCACCAGTCCGATGACCGTTGAGGCACGGATGTTCAGCTCGAAGGTGTACAAAACCTGGGACGCAAAGCTGGGAAGGATCTGCGGCAGCATGGCGGCGCGGTTGGCCTTGGGCCAGCTGGCTCCGGCTGCCAATGCGGCTTCCTGTGCGCCGGCGTCCTCACCGTCCAGGGATTCCGAAACCAGCTTCACAATGATGCCAATGTTGAACAGCACCAGGGCCATGATGCCCGAAAGAGCGCCCACGCCCACCACGGCCACAAGAATTGCGGCAAACAGAATGTCGGGAACGCTGCGGATCATGTTCATCACGAAGCGCACACCGGCCAGCAGTCCCGGCTTGGGATTGGTGGCCCGCGAGGCCAAGAACGCCAGCGGAAGCGAAATTGCCGAACCGATCGCCGTGGCGATCACTGCCATCTGCAGCGTCTCCAGGAGTGCCGGAACAGTCTTCGGGAAAAAACTGTAATCGGGCTGGAGCAGCTGGACAATGTTGGTGGTGGCGTTGCGCCAGTTGGCCGCGATCGCCGGCAAGTCAACCTGTACGCCGATCCCGGCCCAGATGGTGATTGCCACGAGAAGCACGACGGCGGCAGCGGACTTGGTGCCATGGCGCGGTTTGGCGGGACGCCCGATTTCCATCATTACTGGGTTGCTCACAGTTCTGCCTTGCTGCCCAAGACGTCTTCGGCCGTCAGCGACCGGCCGTAAATGTTCTCAAAGACCGACTCATCAGCGTCGGCACCGGCACCATCAAAGACAACCTCCCCCGAACGAAGCCCGATCAGCCTGTCGCTGTAGCGGCGGGCCAGATCCAGGAAGTGCAGGTTGACCACAACTGTGATCCCCAATTCGGCGTTGATGCGTTGCAGATCGCGCATCACCACGTGGGAGGTGGGCGGGTCGAGTGAGGCTACAGGTTCGTCGGCCAGGATGACCTTGGGCCGTTGTGCCAAGGTGCGGGCTATGGCCACGCGTTGCTGCTGCCCACCAGAGAGGCTGGAGGCTTTTTCATAGGCCTTGGGCACAATCTCGACTCGTTCCAGGGCCGCCATGGCGAGTTCGACGTCGTCGTTCTTCCATGCGCCCAGCAACGTGCGCCAAGCGGGCGAGTGATACAGCCTTCCCATCAGGACATTGTTGATGACTGTGGTGCGCTTGGCCAGGTTGAAACTCTGGAAAACCATGCCCACATTGGAGCGCAACTCACGCAGATCCTTGCCACGAAGCTGTGCGGCTCCGCGCCCGTTGAGCTGATGCGCTCCCACGGTGATGTTGCCGCTGGTGATGGGGACGAGGCCGTTGATGGAGCGCACCAGTGTCGATTTGCCGGCTCCGGAGAGGCCCACAATGCCGACCATTTCACCGGCAGGAATGCTCAAATTGATGTTCTTCAGGCCGGTGTAGCCGTTGGGATAAGTCACGCAGACATCGTTAAAGCGGATATCCGCCCCGGTGTGCTCCATGGGATCTGCTTTCTTTTGCTGTACCGCCAGCGTCCCGCCCCTCGGAGAGTTGGCCGAGGGGCGGGACAGTGACGTTTCCGTGTTTTTGGTGGTCCTGCGGAATCAGCCGAGGCCGATGGAGCGGGCCGCTTCCTGGGTGGTCCGCAGGCTTTCCGGGTCTGCCAGCTTCATGCCGGTGATTTGGTAGATGGCCGTCAGCGCCTTGACTCCCTCGGGGGTGTCCGCGAAATCGAGCATGGCGTCGCTGATCTTCTTCTGCCAGTCCGAGCTGAGCTTGCTGGAGATGGACACGCCGTCGTTGGGTACTTCATCCGTCAGTGCGAAGACAACCACCTTGCTGCCGACATCCGGATTGTCCTTGGCAACCACTTCACGAGCATCCCAGTAGCTGAAGCCAACCTCGGCATCGCCCTTGTAAACGGCTAGAACAGAGGCGTCATTGGCCGTCACCTTGATGGGCGACACGTCCTCGACAGCAACTCCGGCGGCCTTCATGGCCGCCACGGGGAAGATGTACCCGGCCGGGGAGGCAGGAGAGAGCATGGCCACCGTGGCGTCCTTGATCTTTGCAACCGAGTCCAGCCCAGCGGAGCCGTTGCCCGATGCCGTCCCGTTGCAGTACAGCATGCCGTTGGGTCCCTCGGCGGGCGTATCGGTGCAGTACTTGTCCGGGTTGTTGGTGAACATTTGTGCGGCGTAGCTCGACTTGTCCTTGCGGACCGTCTGCAGGGCAGGTGCGGCGCCATACTTGTCGCAGGCCTGGCTCATCTGCAGGGAAGGGAGCATGCCAATCTGGGCCTGGTTGGCGCCGATGGCCTCAACCGCAGCCTGGTAATCGGCGGTGATGACGCCCGTGACGGGAATGCCCAAGCGGCTGGTCAAGGCATCTTCAAGCGGCTTGACGGTGTCAACTAGCTTCTTGGCATCACCTGAAGGAACCAGCGCAAGCGTCAATTTGGTGGGCGCGGCGGCCGAGGAATCGTTGGTGCCGGTACACGCCACTGCCGAGTTTGCCCCGCCTGAGGCAGAATCTGCCGCGTCCTGGCTGACGCCACAGGAAGAAAGCGCGAGAGTGCCGGTCAGTGCCAATGCGCCCAAGGCTGCGAGTTTGAAACGGAACTTGATCACTGTGGTGCCTTTTCTGAAAGGAGAGTGGACATGCTGGGTTGGGTGGAAATAAAAGCGGCCGGATCGTGGGCCCAGTCGGATATTGCGTCATACAGCAGTTCAAACCGGGGGGCGCGCAAGGTGGCAGCGCCGGTGCGGTGTTCGAATCGGTCAATGAAGGCGGTGGCGCAGCCCTCGCGGGCTGGCAGATCAATGTCATTGCTCCAGACATCGCCAACGCTGAGCAACTCGTAGGGGGCCTTGTTTGCCAGCAGGATGGGAAGCAGATCTGTGAAACCCGCGGGCTTGCGGGCATCGGGAATGATCAGGTCCACGGAATTGGACAAGCCGAGTTTGGACAAGGATTCCTGCACACCATTTAGTGGAGCATTGGTCAAGAGAAGCCGGAAGGCGACGCCGTCCAAGCTGTCGAGAAAGCCGGCCAATCCATCTGGTGCGTCGATTTCCACGGTGCCCTCAGCGAGCCGTTGCCGGCTCGCAAGGTAAGCGTGGTGGCGCCCGGCTGAATTGAGGTGGCCTTCTGCGAGGGCGGCAACCGCCGCATAGCCGTCCTTGTAGGAAGGCGCGTTTGGGTCTTCGGCAAGAAAGGAGGCCAATCCTTGGTGAAGAGTCTTTTGGGCTGCTTTCGGAATTTGATCGGCAACCGCCTCGGCGTAGGCAAGAACTGGGCCGTCGCCGAGGCAAACGGTGCCGTCAAAATCAAGAATTAGTATCGGGAGGGGTTGTTCTGCGGCCAGCTGAGCTGACGTGGTTGTACTCACAAAAGTTAGCGTACGTGCCCATGAACGCTCTGTCCATGAAAAGTGAATCCTTGAAACGATTGTTCACCTGCTGTTTACATGACCGTCCCGTTGGCCCTTGGCTGTTGGCCAAAATCGCCCGAGAACATGGCGATGGCCAGGGCTGTCGATGGGATTGAAACCGTGGCGCATGCCGTGGCTCCGGGGCCGGGTCCAGCACGGTGACATAGAATCCGAGGCATGAGTAAAGGAACAGCCCGTCCCCTCAGTCGTGTAATTGCCGCAGCTTTGACGGTTGGAGCGGCGGGGACCGCTGCCGTCATAGGGGCTAGGGCGTTTCGAGCCGGCATGGGCGGAGCCTCTGGCAGTAACCCGGCTGGGATTCGTTCGGGCGGGCCGGGAGTTGTCGCGCCGTCGGGCTTTACAAGTTCGGGTTCAGAAATGGAAGCTGGCGAGAGTGGAAGCCGTTTTGCCCAGAAGGCTGCGGACCGGCTCAGTGAACTCATCACATTCCGGACGGTGTTTTCTGGTTCCCGGGATCAAATAGAACTCGAAGAATTCACCGGTTTCATTGAGACGTTGGAGCGGCTTTATCCGGCCGTGCATTCCTCATTGCACCGAGAATTTGTCAATGGTCATGCCCTGTTGTTCAAGTGGCCCGGCTCAGGGTTTGAGGCCGCAGCAAAGCCAGCAGTTTTTATGGCTCATTACGATGTTGTTCCCGTGGATAGTCGAGACGATTGGACGCACCCCGGGTTCTCCGGCCATCAAGACGGGGAGTACGTGTGGGGGAGAGGGGCTTTGGATGACAAGGGCGCGCTGGTTGTCATCATGGAGGCTGTTGAGTCTCTTCTGAAAGAGGGGTTTGCGCCCGCCCACGATGTCTACTTGTCGTTTGGCAATAACGAAGAAACTGCCGGAGACAGCGCAGTTGTGGCTGCGGCGTTGCTGGCCAAACGCGGAGTTGCGCCGTGGCTTGTGCTAGATGAAGGTGGTGCTGTTGCAGCAGATGCATTCCCCGGCCTGAAGGCGCCTGCGGCTGTCATTGGAGTTGCAGAAAAGGGCATTCTGGATTTGGAGCTTCTGACGCGCGGCGCAGGCGGTCACGCCTCCACACCGCCGCGTATGGGGGCCACTGCACGATTGGCACAGGCCGTAGTTGCATTGGAGGAGACACCGTTTCCGGCGTCAATGCCGGAACCGATTGTTGAAATGATGCGCCGGATTGGGATGAACAGCGGTTTTGCCCTCCGGATCGTGACTGAGAATATGTGGGCCTTCAAATCATTGCTGACTCAGGCCTTTGGGCTTGTGGGCGATGAAACCCGGGCACTGACTCGCACCACAGTGGCGGTGACCATGTTGGAGGGAAGTAAGGCAGCAAATGTGTTGGCATCCACGGCACGAGCCAATGCCAACATCAGAATCGCAGTCGGAGAGAGCATTGAATCTGTGGTTGAACACGTGCGCACAATTATTGACGATCCTTCGGTCGAGCTGAGGGTAATCTCCGGACACAACCCCTCGTCAATTTCTTCGTTTGAAAATGAGCAGTTCTTGTTGCTGACGCGCGCCGTTGAAGCATCCTATCCAGACGCGGTGGTGGCTCCGTACATCCAAACCGGGGCCACGGATTCAAGGAATTTCACGTCAATTTCCCCTGCCGTCTACCGCTTCTCACCGCTCCTCATGGATGCTTCCGATCGAGGCAGCCTGCACGCTGTCAACGAACGAGTTCGCATCAGTTCACTTGGTTCTGGCGTGGTGTTTTACCGCGAGCTTTTGCGGGGATTGGTTTAGCAGCCGATGCCTTGTGGGTTTTGGATGCAGTTGTCGGCGTAGAGGTTGGTTTTTGCCCGCCAGACGGTGAGGGGTAGTGGCGGTGAGGCGATGTTGCCTTGGCCGGGGATGGGTAGTTGTGGTCCGTTGTTGACGGTGTAGCTTCCGTTGAAGTGGGTGGTGAGGTTGATGGTGAGGTGGCCGGTTTTGGTATAGATGTGGCTGGTTTGGGTTTGTTCGCCGATGCGGTCTTGGTGGAGGGGTGCTCCGTGGGTGGGGGTGGGGCCCCAGATGGTGCCGTCGCCGTAGTTCCAGGTGTAGGCGGTGGGTGTGGCGGTGATGGTGACTTGTTGGCCGAGCATGGTGAGGTTGAAGGTTTGGGTGGTGGCTTCGGCCCAGACGTTGGTTTCCTTGCCGCGGAGGGTGTGGGGGCCGGGTTGGCTGCCGATCGTGGCTGCGACGATGGGGCTGCGTTGAAACTCGTGAGCTATTGAAGCGGCTATTTCAGCCAGGATGTCACGAGGCTTCTCACCATGGATGCACTCGGGACCAGAGAAGTAGTACCACGCGATTGGTACGACTTCCTTACTAGCCCGATACCAGTAAATTGCCGTTCCTGGTTCCCCGTCGGGGTCATTAGCGCCCGTTGAGCACGACGGCATCACCGTGGCACAAGCCGGAAAAATCGTACTGTCACCACCTGTGCACGCGAGCCGAGCTTCGTAGATGAAGCGGTCTACCGGACCGGTTGCCGGGGCCTGGCCAAAATGATTTTCCGAGCCAGGAATTGGCACCCAGATGCCGACGCCAGCACCGTCCTGATTCCATCCTGGTTCGCTAACGTCAGGTTCGGTTGCGTACGCGGGCCGCGTTGCAATGCTCAATGCACAGACCAAGATCGTGGTGGCTAGCCATGCGCGGAGCGGATAGCTTTTCATGACGGGCTGGGGCCGTCTAGATGCTCGACCGTGATGGCTAGCCATGCGCCGTCTTGATATGAACCAATAAGGATGTCTTCCTCGGCAACGTGGACTCCGAGGTCCTTCGACAGAGTCTTATCTGCCTTGTAGTACTTGACTTGTTCTTGTCTGGCCATCGTGATTACCTGATAACTCCCGTCAGCCGTCGGAACAAAGGACGTGCTAGGGACTCCGATGACCATTTTCCCGCCCATGATCCATTTATCGCCTTCATGCCCGGCCGCGACACCTTTTCCCATAACAGAGCATGTCTTGCAGTCCGGGGCGCTGATGGTCATCATGGGTTCGGGATCGCCTGTTTCGAAGGCGTAGCCCAGGGTGCTGTACCAGTATTCGGTGAAGGCGATCAGGCCTTCCTTGCTGAATTCTTGGGCTTTCGCCGGTAACACGGGTTTGGGTACATTTTCGGCTGGACCGGTATCGCTCGCGGGCTTGTAGACCGCGGCCGTGGGCGGCGGCACGGCCGTGGTCGTGGTGGGGGGTGTGGTTTCTCCTGCTGTGCCCGCCGGTGAGGTGACTCCTGGGCTCGGATCATCACCGGAACTGGTGCACCCAGACAGGACAAGCATCACGCTAAGGAACACCACCACCCCTGGAACCACCCACCCACGGCGCCCGCTTCGATACCCATACCCGTCGCCGTGCCGGTGCTGATGCCGGTCGCCGTGGTGGTGTTGGTGTGGCTGGCCGTGTCCCTGCATGGTTATGGCGTGTGTGGTTGTGGTGTTGCTATCCATCATCACCGGCCCCCAGAGGTGCTGTAGGAGTAGCAGGCCTCCTCGTTGAGGCCCGCCGCGTGTGGCTTCCTTCCAAAATACACACAGCCACCAGATCCTGCCAGAACTTATCCACACCCCCGAACCACCACGGACCGAACCTTATCCAAATGGACAAGACACCCCACCACCACCCAGCAGGTCAGCAAGGGCTTATCGCTACGGGCGGGGTTGATTCCTCCACAGCCCCTCACCGGTGGATACTTGTGCAGCAATGGGCCAGGGGCTGGGATGAATGTCAGAGCCCTGTTTTAGAATATATGTATGAGTACAACGGCAAGACAGCCGGAACACCGTTCACCGGTGGGAGGCGATACACGGGTTGGTGAACACATTCATCAACTCCTCAATCTTGCCCACGCCCTCGTCCACGCCACCACCACCGCCACTGCTGCTGTTGGTGGTGGGGTGGTGTGTGGTGTTCAGCTGGGTGGGTTGAGTGATCAGGAATTAGTGGGCTGGGCTCAAGACCTAGAACATCTGGCCCGGTTCCAGCAAGCCCTCAACGTCCAGGCCGCAGCCGAAATAGCTCACCGCACCAGTGCCGGCCGCTACACGGCCCTCGGGACCCGAGGACCCAAGGAAATGCTCGCGCAATCACTACAGATCAGTACCGGTGAAGCCGCCCGCCGGCTCGGGCTAGCCGAGGCGATCCTGCCCACGATCGATACCATCACCGGGACCCCGGCCCCACCGACTCAACCCGTCCTGGGCCAAGCGTTCCTCACCGGAACAATCGGTCAAGAACAAGCCATCATGGTCTCTAAATTCGTCACCGACGCTCAAACCCTGCTCCACGACGGACGAATCAGCGCCACAACCCTGCACGAGGTCCAAAGCACCCTCGTCACCTCGGGACAAAACGAGAACCCAGACTTCCTACGCCGCATCGGTACCCGCGTCATGAGCCTTCTAGACCCCGATGGTCAACAACCCGGCCCCGCCGAACTCCGCGCTAAACAAGGCATCACCTTCCGCCAACCCCGCCGCGGACTCGTCGGCTTCAACGGCTACCTCACCCTAGAACAACACGAAACCATCATGACCATCATCAGCCGCTTCACAAACCCCAACCACCACAAAAACATCAACCCCACCACCACCACCAATGCAGGCGATACAGACACCACAGCTGCGGCAGACTCGGCGGGTCTGGCAGGTGGCGTGGGGAGGCTCCAGGAGCAGGAACTCACAGAACAAGCGACCTTATTCGAGGAACTCGCCGAATTCGCCACCCTGTTCACCCCCACCAACCCCACACCACCCGATCACTCCCCAACTCAATCCCCAGCTCAATCCCTGGGTGAATCCCCAGACGATTCCTCGGGTGCATCGGCGCCGAAAGCTTCTACCCAACCCCCGGAACCCCGAGAACCCATTGATCCCTCTGATCCCTCAGGTGCGTCAGGTTCTTTGGATCCCTCGGGGCCAGGCGATGCTGGGTGGGATCCGATCTGGGACGACACCGGACCCCTCACCCCACCAGAGGCCACCACCGCTCCACCCACCACCACAACCAACACTGGAACTGGCACAACGGATGGTGGGGTGCGGGTACCGCCCCCGGGCTCAGAAGAGATGGTCGCGGGTCTAGACCCGATCGATCCGAACAATACCGACCCGGCCGTGAAAGATGATCGGAGCTACGCGCAGAAACTCCTCGATGGCGTCATCGACTGCCTCAAACTCGCCGCCCGCACCGACACGCTCCCGCTCAACGGCGGACTGAAAGCTCAACTCATCATCACCACCCGCCAAGAAGACCTCGACCGCAACGACAACCAAGGCCTCGCCTTCACCGTTCACCACGGCCCCGTACCACTAACCCTGTTCGAGCAATCCCTGTGCGATCCCGACATCACCCGCATCACCCTGGGAACCGGTCAAGACATCCTCAACGCCGCCCGCACCGAACGACTCTTCACACCCGCCCAACGCAAACTCCTCCTCGCCCGCGATCTCGGCTGCACCTTCCCGGCCTGCACAGCATCAGCCCTCTGGTGCGAAGCCCACCACATCATCCCCTGGCACCAAGGAGGCGAAACCAACCTCAACAACGCAGCCCTGCTCTGCAGCCACCACCACACCATGATCCACACCACCGACTGGACCATGGAACTCATCCACGGCACCCCACACTTCACCCCACACTTCACCCCGCCCTACCTCATCGACCCCACCCAAACACCACGCCACAACACCTACCACCACGGCCTCCCCACACCCACCTACCCCACCACCTACAACCAAGGCTGGAACACCCAAAACAACACAAACACCACCAAACAATAAAAAACAACGGACCCCGATCCAAAGATCAAAGCCCGCTGCTCGGTAAGTAAGAATTCGGTGAACAAAAATAGGTGGTGGAGTCAAAGAGTCGGTCTGGTACAGGCCGTTTTATCGATCAAGAATCGATCGGCGCAGCTTGCCGGTTAGAGCCAGCAGAGTGCCCATCTCATCGTCGGTCAAGGCATTTTCCATGATCTCCATGATGTGCTGAACATGCGCCCGGCCAACTTTCTTCTGCAACTCGGCTCCGGCTTCTGTCAGCCCGACCAAGACGCCGCGTCGATCCTCCTCAACTGTCTTTCGTTGAATCAAACCTCGATCTTCCAAGCGATCGACCATGCGAGAGATGCTCGGTTGCGTCAGTAGAACGTTGTCGTTGAGCTCATTGAGCCGTAGCCACCCCGTAGGGCACTTCGAAAGGCTGAAGAGCACGTCGTACTCGCGGCTACCGACCTCCTTGAAGAGCGGTTCCTTGTGCAATTCACGCATCATCGAAACCTGTGAATGAAGCAGCGACTCCCAAGAGTCTGTGGTCAGCCGGCGATGCGCCGCGGCAGACATGCTACTTCACCTCCGCTGAGGCTGAGGTGACAGCAGCAGCCTGGGCGGCGGCGCGGCGAGCCTCAAACGTCGGCGCGTCCGGAACAGATGCCGGCCGGTTGGCGGCAAATTCCTTGCGGAGCGTCGGAAGTACCTCGGAACCAAACAGATCAAGCTGCTCCAGAACTGTCTTGAGAGGCAGGCCGGCATGGTCAACCAAGAACAACTGGCGTTGGTAGTCGCCGAAGTAGTCGCGGAACGTCAGCGTCTTTTCAATCAGTTCCTGCGGGCTGCCCACGGTCAGAGGCGTTTGCGACGTGAAGTCCTCCATCGACGGGCCATGACCGTAGACCGGGGCATTGTCGAAGTAGGGGCGGAATTCATTGACGGCATCCTGCGAGTTCTTCCGGATGAAGAACTGTCCACCCAATCCCACGATGGCTTGCTCCGGGGTGCCGTGGCCATAGTGTGCGTAGCGTTCGCGGTACAAGCCAATCAACTGCTGGTAGTGCTCCTTGGGCCAGAAGATGTTGTTGGCGAAGAAACCATCACCGTAGTAAGCAGCAATCTCCGCGACCTGAGGGGTGCGGATGGCACCATGCCAGACGAAGGGGGCGACGCCGTCGAGCGGGCGGGGCGTGGAGGTGAATCCGCGCAGGGGAGTGCGGAACTTGCCTTCCCAGTTGACAACTTCTTCGTCCCACAGGCGGCGCAGCAGGGAGTAGTTTTCCACCGTCAGTTCTACTGAATCCTGGTTGTTCTTGCCGAACCAAGGGTAAACGGCGCCCATGTTGCCACGGCCCAAGACGATGTCTGCACGGCCATCGGCCAGATGCTGCAGGGTGGCGAAATCTTCGGCGATCTTTACCGGATCATTGGTGGTGATCAAGGTAGTGCTGGTGGAGAGGATGATCTTCTCGGTCTGGGCAGCAATGTAGGCCAGGATCGTCGAGGGGGAGCTGGGGTAGAACGGTGGGTTGTGGTGCTCTCCGGTAGCAAAAACGTCCATGCCGATGTCTTCAGCGTGCTTGGCGATGGTGGTGATTGCCTTCAGGCGCTCGTGTTCGGTG includes:
- the phnE gene encoding phosphonate ABC transporter, permease protein PhnE; translation: MSNPVMMEIGRPAKPRHGTKSAAAVVLLVAITIWAGIGVQVDLPAIAANWRNATTNIVQLLQPDYSFFPKTVPALLETLQMAVIATAIGSAISLPLAFLASRATNPKPGLLAGVRFVMNMIRSVPDILFAAILVAVVGVGALSGIMALVLFNIGIIVKLVSESLDGEDAGAQEAALAAGASWPKANRAAMLPQILPSFASQVLYTFELNIRASTVIGLVGAGGLGILIDNVRSFFRYHELSLIILEILVLVLVLESVSSRLRKKLV
- the phnC gene encoding phosphonate ABC transporter ATP-binding protein produces the protein MEHTGADIRFNDVCVTYPNGYTGLKNINLSIPAGEMVGIVGLSGAGKSTLVRSINGLVPITSGNITVGAHQLNGRGAAQLRGKDLRELRSNVGMVFQSFNLAKRTTVINNVLMGRLYHSPAWRTLLGAWKNDDVELAMAALERVEIVPKAYEKASSLSGGQQQRVAIARTLAQRPKVILADEPVASLDPPTSHVVMRDLQRINAELGITVVVNLHFLDLARRYSDRLIGLRSGEVVFDGAGADADESVFENIYGRSLTAEDVLGSKAEL
- the phnD gene encoding phosphate/phosphite/phosphonate ABC transporter substrate-binding protein: MIKFRFKLAALGALALTGTLALSSCGVSQDAADSASGGANSAVACTGTNDSSAAAPTKLTLALVPSGDAKKLVDTVKPLEDALTSRLGIPVTGVITADYQAAVEAIGANQAQIGMLPSLQMSQACDKYGAAPALQTVRKDKSSYAAQMFTNNPDKYCTDTPAEGPNGMLYCNGTASGNGSAGLDSVAKIKDATVAMLSPASPAGYIFPVAAMKAAGVAVEDVSPIKVTANDASVLAVYKGDAEVGFSYWDAREVVAKDNPDVGSKVVVFALTDEVPNDGVSISSKLSSDWQKKISDAMLDFADTPEGVKALTAIYQITGMKLADPESLRTTQEAARSIGLG
- a CDS encoding HAD family hydrolase, giving the protein MSTTTSAQLAAEQPLPILILDFDGTVCLGDGPVLAYAEAVADQIPKAAQKTLHQGLASFLAEDPNAPSYKDGYAAVAALAEGHLNSAGRHHAYLASRQRLAEGTVEIDAPDGLAGFLDSLDGVAFRLLLTNAPLNGVQESLSKLGLSNSVDLIIPDARKPAGFTDLLPILLANKAPYELLSVGDVWSNDIDLPAREGCATAFIDRFEHRTGAATLRAPRFELLYDAISDWAHDPAAFISTQPSMSTLLSEKAPQ
- a CDS encoding M20/M25/M40 family metallo-hydrolase; protein product: MSKGTARPLSRVIAAALTVGAAGTAAVIGARAFRAGMGGASGSNPAGIRSGGPGVVAPSGFTSSGSEMEAGESGSRFAQKAADRLSELITFRTVFSGSRDQIELEEFTGFIETLERLYPAVHSSLHREFVNGHALLFKWPGSGFEAAAKPAVFMAHYDVVPVDSRDDWTHPGFSGHQDGEYVWGRGALDDKGALVVIMEAVESLLKEGFAPAHDVYLSFGNNEETAGDSAVVAAALLAKRGVAPWLVLDEGGAVAADAFPGLKAPAAVIGVAEKGILDLELLTRGAGGHASTPPRMGATARLAQAVVALEETPFPASMPEPIVEMMRRIGMNSGFALRIVTENMWAFKSLLTQAFGLVGDETRALTRTTVAVTMLEGSKAANVLASTARANANIRIAVGESIESVVEHVRTIIDDPSVELRVISGHNPSSISSFENEQFLLLTRAVEASYPDAVVAPYIQTGATDSRNFTSISPAVYRFSPLLMDASDRGSLHAVNERVRISSLGSGVVFYRELLRGLV
- a CDS encoding DUF6318 family protein, coding for MMDSNTTTTHAITMQGHGQPHQHHHGDRHQHRHGDGYGYRSGRRGWVVPGVVVFLSVMLVLSGCTSSGDDPSPGVTSPAGTAGETTPPTTTTAVPPPTAAVYKPASDTGPAENVPKPVLPAKAQEFSKEGLIAFTEYWYSTLGYAFETGDPEPMMTISAPDCKTCSVMGKGVAAGHEGDKWIMGGKMVIGVPSTSFVPTADGSYQVITMARQEQVKYYKADKTLSKDLGVHVAEEDILIGSYQDGAWLAITVEHLDGPSPS
- a CDS encoding HNH endonuclease signature motif containing protein, which encodes MSTTARQPEHRSPVGGDTRVGEHIHQLLNLAHALVHATTTATAAVGGGVVCGVQLGGLSDQELVGWAQDLEHLARFQQALNVQAAAEIAHRTSAGRYTALGTRGPKEMLAQSLQISTGEAARRLGLAEAILPTIDTITGTPAPPTQPVLGQAFLTGTIGQEQAIMVSKFVTDAQTLLHDGRISATTLHEVQSTLVTSGQNENPDFLRRIGTRVMSLLDPDGQQPGPAELRAKQGITFRQPRRGLVGFNGYLTLEQHETIMTIISRFTNPNHHKNINPTTTTNAGDTDTTAAADSAGLAGGVGRLQEQELTEQATLFEELAEFATLFTPTNPTPPDHSPTQSPAQSLGESPDDSSGASAPKASTQPPEPREPIDPSDPSGASGSLDPSGPGDAGWDPIWDDTGPLTPPEATTAPPTTTTNTGTGTTDGGVRVPPPGSEEMVAGLDPIDPNNTDPAVKDDRSYAQKLLDGVIDCLKLAARTDTLPLNGGLKAQLIITTRQEDLDRNDNQGLAFTVHHGPVPLTLFEQSLCDPDITRITLGTGQDILNAARTERLFTPAQRKLLLARDLGCTFPACTASALWCEAHHIIPWHQGGETNLNNAALLCSHHHTMIHTTDWTMELIHGTPHFTPHFTPPYLIDPTQTPRHNTYHHGLPTPTYPTTYNQGWNTQNNTNTTKQ
- a CDS encoding MarR family winged helix-turn-helix transcriptional regulator, which codes for MSAAAHRRLTTDSWESLLHSQVSMMRELHKEPLFKEVGSREYDVLFSLSKCPTGWLRLNELNDNVLLTQPSISRMVDRLEDRGLIQRKTVEEDRRGVLVGLTEAGAELQKKVGRAHVQHIMEIMENALTDDEMGTLLALTGKLRRSILDR
- a CDS encoding LLM class flavin-dependent oxidoreductase → MQFGIFSVGDITMDPTTGRTPTEHERLKAITTIAKHAEDIGMDVFATGEHHNPPFYPSSPSTILAYIAAQTEKIILSTSTTLITTNDPVKIAEDFATLQHLADGRADIVLGRGNMGAVYPWFGKNNQDSVELTVENYSLLRRLWDEEVVNWEGKFRTPLRGFTSTPRPLDGVAPFVWHGAIRTPQVAEIAAYYGDGFFANNIFWPKEHYQQLIGLYRERYAHYGHGTPEQAIVGLGGQFFIRKNSQDAVNEFRPYFDNAPVYGHGPSMEDFTSQTPLTVGSPQELIEKTLTFRDYFGDYQRQLFLVDHAGLPLKTVLEQLDLFGSEVLPTLRKEFAANRPASVPDAPTFEARRAAAQAAAVTSASAEVK